Proteins encoded by one window of Rubrobacter indicoceani:
- a CDS encoding Sec-independent protein translocase subunit TatA/TatB, translating into MIGPLEIFALLFVVFVILGPKRIVSLAKSLGKGATDFVGSLGSPPDDDDKPDKARRKLPPPRD; encoded by the coding sequence GTGATCGGCCCTCTGGAAATCTTCGCGCTTCTCTTTGTTGTCTTTGTGATCCTCGGCCCGAAGCGCATCGTGAGCCTCGCGAAATCCCTCGGCAAGGGCGCGACGGACTTCGTGGGCTCCCTCGGCTCGCCGCCCGACGATGACGACAAGCCCGATAAGGCCCGGCGCAAGCTCCCGCCGCCCCGGGACTAG
- a CDS encoding metallopeptidase family protein produces the protein MDNEPLDFYTLVENALEDLPKELAALLDNIVITIEDWPSPDEVLVKEDPNANLYGLYEGVPLTERGPGYYGVMPDRITIFRGPLERDFPDEELEEQVQITVIHELAHHFGFDEDKLEELGWG, from the coding sequence GTGGATAATGAACCCCTCGACTTCTACACGCTGGTCGAAAACGCCCTGGAAGACCTCCCCAAAGAACTTGCGGCCCTGCTCGACAACATCGTCATCACCATCGAGGACTGGCCGAGCCCCGACGAGGTGCTCGTCAAGGAAGACCCGAACGCGAACCTCTACGGGCTGTACGAAGGCGTGCCGCTCACCGAGCGCGGGCCGGGATACTACGGCGTGATGCCGGACAGGATCACTATTTTTCGCGGTCCCCTGGAGCGGGATTTCCCCGACGAAGAGCTTGAGGAGCAGGTCCAGATCACCGTGATACACGAGCTCGCGCACCACTTCGGCTTCGATGAGGACAAGCTTGAAGAACTGGGGTGGGGATGA
- a CDS encoding SRPBCC family protein, which yields MSRVSVNVERFMAAPAREVAGYLLDFRNVREWMVGVEDVRRTSDNAYRLVVKTPIGRLEPAADVVESGLDRIRWVYTSAVEGDGEVDVSGSSSGCTVRYRGDFSVRGRILGRAAKTAGMENFAHRQGERSLERLKHLMEAGRYR from the coding sequence ATGAGCCGGGTCTCGGTGAACGTCGAGCGGTTCATGGCGGCTCCGGCCCGCGAGGTCGCCGGATACCTCCTTGACTTCAGAAACGTCCGCGAGTGGATGGTCGGTGTAGAAGACGTGCGCCGCACGTCGGACAACGCTTACCGGCTCGTCGTAAAGACACCCATCGGCCGGCTGGAACCGGCGGCCGACGTGGTCGAGTCCGGGCTGGACCGCATCCGCTGGGTCTACACTTCGGCGGTCGAGGGCGACGGCGAGGTGGATGTTTCGGGGTCTTCTTCGGGCTGCACGGTCCGCTACCGGGGTGATTTCAGCGTCCGGGGCCGTATCCTCGGCCGGGCGGCGAAGACCGCCGGGATGGAGAACTTCGCCCACAGGCAGGGCGAGCGTTCGCTGGAGCGGCTCAAGCACCTCATGGAAGCCGGGCGATACCGGTGA